The following coding sequences lie in one Flavobacterium sp. 20NA77.7 genomic window:
- a CDS encoding helix-turn-helix domain-containing protein produces MRYKLLAFVIVCLILFPQNKLCGQTTLKQQLLISKAQNEYISQPHESLKIALLLLKEANTNNEKIKLNLLVYKIYSLLGDYTNASNYLFAANAYVDKKSVYQNVKINIEKAALLKSIYLHKQSFNYLNKALIDIKKIKNINNFNEIKAEILFQELELLLHKKEYKKAHKIIEKKHIQYLLEKNIESKKRLLLIRSEINIYLGKFESNAYIIDELKKLINQKDAYFEIQVWNLIAKHYFYQRDYFNAIENALKIKKLITLIDNNYLLENNTETLALSYLALNKRQDYKLLNTKLLTIQNEIEKEEKEAINTVYNLINSEYINDYSLKKKEYNFKLYFSIGIFILSFFIFGLFTYKKFLYKKRLEEIFRYLDFSNHSILSIPEEFDTINKKNAIRAETEQLILNKLKKFETTKKFTNKDISLAVLAGQFETNTKYLSEIINKHYNINFNTYINNLRINFIVDKLKKEPNFCNYKISYLAEISGFSSHSSFATVFKSTIGISPIKFIELLKNETNDTFITSPENE; encoded by the coding sequence ATGAGATACAAATTGTTAGCATTTGTTATTGTCTGTTTAATTTTATTCCCTCAAAATAAATTATGTGGTCAGACTACTCTAAAACAACAATTATTAATTTCCAAAGCGCAAAATGAATATATATCTCAGCCACATGAATCTTTAAAAATAGCATTGCTACTACTAAAAGAGGCAAATACAAATAATGAAAAAATAAAACTTAATTTATTAGTTTACAAAATCTATAGTTTATTAGGCGATTATACTAATGCTTCTAATTATTTATTTGCTGCAAATGCTTACGTTGATAAAAAATCAGTGTATCAAAATGTGAAAATAAACATTGAAAAAGCTGCACTATTAAAATCCATTTATTTACACAAACAGAGTTTTAATTATTTAAATAAAGCACTTATTGACATAAAAAAAATAAAAAACATTAATAACTTTAATGAAATTAAAGCAGAAATTTTATTTCAAGAATTAGAACTGTTATTGCATAAAAAAGAGTACAAAAAAGCACATAAAATAATAGAAAAAAAACATATTCAATATTTATTAGAAAAAAATATTGAAAGTAAAAAACGGCTTCTACTTATAAGGTCCGAGATAAATATATATCTTGGAAAATTTGAATCAAATGCCTACATTATTGATGAACTAAAAAAATTAATAAATCAAAAAGATGCTTATTTTGAGATACAGGTGTGGAATTTGATTGCTAAGCATTATTTTTATCAAAGAGATTATTTTAATGCTATTGAAAATGCACTAAAAATAAAAAAATTGATAACTCTAATAGATAATAATTATCTATTAGAAAACAACACCGAAACTTTAGCATTGAGTTATTTAGCTCTAAATAAAAGACAAGATTATAAGTTACTAAACACAAAACTTCTAACCATACAAAACGAAATTGAAAAAGAAGAAAAAGAAGCTATAAATACAGTATACAATTTGATTAATTCCGAATACATTAATGACTATAGTTTAAAGAAAAAAGAGTATAATTTTAAACTTTACTTTAGTATAGGCATTTTTATACTGTCTTTTTTTATTTTTGGTTTATTTACATACAAGAAATTTTTATATAAAAAACGTCTTGAAGAAATTTTTAGATACTTAGACTTTTCAAATCATTCAATATTAAGTATTCCTGAAGAATTTGATACTATAAATAAAAAAAATGCAATTCGTGCTGAAACCGAACAACTTATTTTAAACAAACTCAAAAAATTTGAAACAACAAAAAAATTTACAAATAAAGATATTTCGCTTGCCGTATTAGCGGGTCAATTTGAAACCAACACTAAATATCTATCAGAGATTATAAACAAACACTACAATATAAATTTTAATACTTATATCAATAATTTGCGAATTAATTTTATTGTAGATAAGTTAAAAAAAGAACCTAATTTTTGTAATTATAAAATAAGCTATTTGGCTGAAATATCTGGTTTTTCTTCTCATAGTAGCTTTGCTACTGTTTTTAAATCAACTATTGGAATTTCTCCTATAAAGTTTATTGAATTGCTTAAAAACGAAACAAATGATACCTTCATAACATCTCCTGAAAATGAATAA
- a CDS encoding tetratricopeptide repeat protein, giving the protein MEMYENPDKVIATGLKIIQLSGNNTDLKIRAYKLISDGYSSKRNYQKSLKFLIKALELLPKSENKLLKISIDTKAGIQYHQLNIYESAITYLDRAEKMCLEYPIPDSVNSFLGVNYIVRGFIYKEKLNCDIAISFFDKGIKELSLNNKALENASRISIAKYNKGNCYILNGQNKLAEQSFKEALYFAKKVNAKSLEAFALKGIAQIYKLYGKYEAAITELNHAYRIANKVNDLVLNEEIYKGLSENYLALNNTEKYQSYQLKLIQTQTKLKENERASIENLLAENYTNLENKSNSEFSNFWLIFFVASGVIVALVFLFLSNKINKSIQILEVKIKQINSNFLK; this is encoded by the coding sequence ATGGAAATGTATGAAAATCCAGACAAAGTTATAGCTACTGGATTAAAGATTATTCAATTGTCTGGAAACAATACCGATTTAAAAATCAGAGCTTATAAATTAATTTCTGATGGATATTCATCAAAACGAAATTATCAAAAATCTCTTAAATTTTTAATTAAAGCTTTAGAATTATTGCCAAAATCAGAAAACAAATTATTAAAAATTTCTATAGACACAAAAGCTGGCATCCAATATCATCAACTCAATATTTATGAAAGCGCTATAACTTATTTAGATCGTGCTGAAAAAATGTGTTTAGAATACCCCATTCCAGATTCCGTTAATAGTTTTTTAGGTGTAAATTATATTGTAAGAGGTTTTATTTATAAAGAAAAATTAAATTGTGACATAGCGATTAGTTTTTTTGACAAAGGAATTAAAGAATTAAGTCTAAATAACAAAGCGCTTGAAAATGCATCAAGAATTAGTATCGCAAAATACAATAAAGGAAACTGTTATATTTTAAATGGACAAAACAAACTTGCAGAGCAAAGTTTTAAAGAAGCATTATATTTTGCCAAAAAAGTAAATGCAAAGAGCTTAGAAGCTTTTGCATTAAAAGGAATTGCACAAATATACAAATTATATGGAAAATATGAAGCTGCAATTACCGAATTAAATCATGCATATAGGATTGCAAACAAAGTAAATGATTTAGTCTTAAACGAAGAAATATATAAGGGATTGTCAGAAAATTATCTAGCGCTTAACAATACTGAAAAATATCAATCGTATCAATTAAAATTAATACAAACACAAACAAAGTTAAAAGAAAATGAACGTGCTTCCATTGAAAATTTATTGGCAGAAAATTATACTAATTTGGAAAACAAAAGTAATTCTGAATTTTCAAATTTTTGGTTAATTTTTTTTGTTGCTTCAGGCGTTATTGTTGCACTTGTTTTCTTGTTTTTAAGCAATAAAATAAACAAATCTATTCAAATTTTAGAAGTTAAAATTAAACAAATAAATTCAAATTTTTTAAAATAG